The genomic interval AGCTCGCCCTTGCGCCTTGCCGCGGCGGAAGGGCGCCAGCGGCCCTGCCGGGCGACGCGGTATTCCTTGGACAGGTTGGCGATCACCGCCACCAGGTACGTGGGGAGCGCCGACTTGCCCTGGTACTTCCGGAACACCGCGTAGTCGTCGCCGATGAGCTTGGTCTTGACCCACGACGCGAAGTCCTCGGCATCGTCGCCGCGCAGGCCGGCCTTGCCGCTGAAGTAGGTGATGATCCGGTCGATCCGTTCGTCGTGTGCCTCATAAAGGGCGGCGTAGTCCTGGCGCTCCGGCATCGCACCTACCGAAACGGGTGGAAGCGCGGGGTCGCCGCGCGCGCATGAAGGCTGGATTTTAACCCAAGCTAAGTCGTCCGGCGCCGCGCATCAACCGCGGCGCGGGAAAAGCGGGCGGGCCGGTCCCACCAATCCTGGCGCGAGAAGCGCCGCGAACGACCTCCGCAAGCTACCCTTCGACACCCGCAGATGATCCGCCGTACCTGCCTTCGTTCCAAATCCCCGCCTCACAAGCGTCGTCGCGGCGCTCGCGGGCCGGTCCGCCGCCGGGCTCCGGGCGGTGCTCCGCCCCGGTCCTTCAACCGTCCACGATCTCGGGAAATGAAGGGAGCGCGATGATTCAGTAGACGGAAATCGGGCCGCCACCCGCCTGGAGGTAATCGAGCGCGAAGACGCGATCCGTCGGCTCGCCAGGCGCGTGGGAGATGCGCGGCGGTGGCCGCATCTGCCTGCGCCGGACGCGGTTGAGTGGGTTCGCATCTTGCTTGGGTGCGCCGCACGGGTACGGCTGCTCTCCAAACACATGCGGGCTGGCTGCTTATGGGCTTCGAAGGGCTGCTGGGCGGGCACACGCTGGCGGGGCGTTACCGGATCGGGGAGGTGATCGGGCGCGGCGGGTTCGCGGCCGTCTACGAGGCGGTGGACGAGCGGCTGGGCCGGACCGTAGCGGTCAAGGTCATCACGCTCGCCGCCAGCGGCGACGAGGCGGACGAGCTGCGCAAGCGCTTCGACCGCGAGGCTCGGGCCAGCGCCAGCCTGCACCATCCCAACGTGGTCGCCATCTACGACTTCGGCACCGATCCCACGCTGGGGCTGGACTTCCTGGTTATGGAGCGCCTGCGCGGCGAAGACCTTCGCGCCCGCCTGCGCCGGCCGGAGCCCATCCCCCTGGCGGACGCGCTGCGCATCCTGCGCGACGCGGCGGACGGGGTGGACGCGGGGCACCGCACCGGGCTGGTGCACCGCGACCTGAAGCCGGGCAACATCTTCCTGGCCGAGACCAACCGGCCCGGTGGTTTCCGCGTCTGTGTGGTGGACTTCGGCATCGCGCGCATCGCCGAGGGCGACGAGACCACGCGCATCACGCACCACGGCATACCGCTGTCGCCGGCGTACGCGTCGCCGGAGCAGCTTCGGGGCGAGCAGGACCTGACGCCCGCGTCGGACGTGTTCAGCCTGGGCGTGATCGGCTACGAGCTGCTGGCGCGCGGCCGCCCGTTCCCCGGCGACCGCCTTCACCCGGCCGAAGGCACGCCTCCGCGTCCGGTGCCCCTTCGTGAGCGCAACCCCGCCGTCCCGCCCGCCGTCGCGGACGCCATCCACCGCGCCATGGCCGACGACGTCGCCGAGCGCTTCGCCGACGCGGGCGCCTTCGCCGCGGCGCTCTCCGCGAGCGAGCGGCGCGCGGGATCGACGTCGCCACCGGCTCGGGCTGAGGTCGCGGCTCCCGTGATCGCCGCAGCCGGTGCCGCATCTGCCGCGCAGCCGTCGAGGTCGTCTTCGGTCGATGAGATGCGGCCCGTTCCCATGCGCGAACCGGCCGGGGTGCGCGTCGCCGCGTCCGCATCTCCGGTCGCAGGGCTCCGTTCGGGCGGGGGGAGCCGGACGATGATCGGCATCACCGTCGCGGCCGTGGTCGTGCTGCTGCTCGCCTGGCTGGGGATGCGCAGCTTCGGGCGCGGATCGAGCGGATCGCCCGCCGCGACGATGGCGGCGAAGGACGGGACGGGCGATTCGGGGCGGACGGACTCTACCGCATCCGCCTCGGCCCAGGCGGGGACGCCGGCGCGCACGGCCGCCGGGGAGGCATCGCCCGGCGTATCACCCGGCGTCGCGCCCGAAGTGGCGGCGCCGATCACCTCGCCGGACGCACCCGTGGTCACATCGTCGGCATCTCCCGCTGGGATACCGGCCTCCAGCGGAGGAGCGGTATCTCCATCTGCGGGGACGGCGGGAGCGGGCGCGGCGGCAGGTGGATCGGCAGGAGTTCCGGCGACGGCAGGTGCATCCGCCCCCGTGGCGCCTGGCGGACGGACGGCTACGGCGGATGCGGGCGCGGCGGCGAGGCTGGCGCGGGAGGGCGGCGCCCTGTTCGAGCGGGGGGACCTGGCGGGCGCGGCGGCGCGGTTCCGGCAGGCCGTGGCGACGGCTCCGGCGAACGCGGGCTATCGCAACGACCTGGCGTGGACGCTCTTCCAGACGGGCGACGTGGAGGGCGCCGCACGCGAGCTGGACGAGGTGATCCGGCTGGACCCGCGGCGCGCCATCGCCTACGCGAACCTGGGCGAGGTGCGGCGTGCGCGCGGCGACGTGGCGGGCGCGATCGCGGCGTATCAGCGCTTCCTCCAGCTCAACAGCGACCCGCGCCGCGAGGAGATCGCCCGCGCCAAGCTGCGCGGGCTGCAAGGCGGACGGTAGCGGGTCAGCCGGGCAGCTTCACCGCGCGCAGGTACGCCGTGCGGTCGCGGACGGCGCGGATCTGCGACGGCAGCACCTTCACGATGGAGTGGTTGGCCCACGGCCGCGAGTAGTACGACGTGAGCACCGCGTCGTAGCGCCGCAGCCAATCTACCTGGCGCGCCTTCAGCACCTCGCGCTGCGGCGGGCCGAGCGACGCCATCTTCTGCCGGTACACGTGGTTCAGCTCCGCGTCGGCATCGGCGTAGTCGCGGCGCAGGCACTCCAGGATCTCGTCGCGCGTCCGCATCCAGTAGTCCTGGCACGGGTGCGTCACGTTCTCGCGGAACTCCTGCGCGCTCGCCCGCGCCGGACGTGCCACACCGCCTGCGAGCAGCGCGAACGTGAGCGCGGTCGCGCGGAAGGCGAACGGGAAGCTCGGGTGAGCGATGATGCGGATGGTGGTCTCCTCCGGTGGAAGTTCGGCCGTCCAATCGGCTCCGCGCGCTGAGCGCAGGAGGCGTGCCCGCCGAGATTTTCACCCCACCTTCACTGACATGAGGTAATCGATAGACTTCCGCATCCACCGCGACGGCTTCCGCCGTCGTCTGATCCCCTGCCTGCCCAGATTCCCCAGCTCTCAATCAGCCACTCTCGACAACCACCGTACGGCCCGTTGCCTTTCCCATCCCACCGTCGCACTATACGACAGTGGGCCGGAAACGTCGCGCATCGCGACGCGATGGTCGATGGGCCCGCCGCTCGTTCCGCAGATGCGATGCGATCCGTTTTCGGACCTCTCGCGCAGCCCGCCTCCCCCACCCTCCACAAGCCTCCGAGCGAACGAATGGATGTCATGGCGGTGACGGGGGATGCCGCGCGCGCGGAGACCACGGCGGGGATCCTGGCGGACCTCGCGCGGCTGGATGCGCTGCTGGAGCGCGCGGTCGATGCGATGCGCGCCCGCACCGATGCGGAAGCGGCGGCGGACCCATACCGCGGGCTGTACGTCTCGCACGACGAGGCGCGGGAGCTGGCGGCGCGCGCACCCGGCGCGGGAGCGATGGCGCTGTCGGGAGATGCGGGGGCGGCGGACAGCGCCGCCGGGTCTGCCGGCGATGCGTCGGATCGAAGCGCGGCGGCGGACTCGCCGGTCGGGCGGCTGGCGCGGATGGCGGGGCTGACGACGCTGGACGCGGACCTGCTGCGCGTGGCGCTGGCGCCGGAGCTGGACTCCAAGTACGAGCGGCTGTACGCCTATCTGCAGGACGACGTCACGCGGCGGC from Longimicrobiaceae bacterium carries:
- a CDS encoding protein kinase; the protein is MGFEGLLGGHTLAGRYRIGEVIGRGGFAAVYEAVDERLGRTVAVKVITLAASGDEADELRKRFDREARASASLHHPNVVAIYDFGTDPTLGLDFLVMERLRGEDLRARLRRPEPIPLADALRILRDAADGVDAGHRTGLVHRDLKPGNIFLAETNRPGGFRVCVVDFGIARIAEGDETTRITHHGIPLSPAYASPEQLRGEQDLTPASDVFSLGVIGYELLARGRPFPGDRLHPAEGTPPRPVPLRERNPAVPPAVADAIHRAMADDVAERFADAGAFAAALSASERRAGSTSPPARAEVAAPVIAAAGAASAAQPSRSSSVDEMRPVPMREPAGVRVAASASPVAGLRSGGGSRTMIGITVAAVVVLLLAWLGMRSFGRGSSGSPAATMAAKDGTGDSGRTDSTASASAQAGTPARTAAGEASPGVSPGVAPEVAAPITSPDAPVVTSSASPAGIPASSGGAVSPSAGTAGAGAAAGGSAGVPATAGASAPVAPGGRTATADAGAAARLAREGGALFERGDLAGAAARFRQAVATAPANAGYRNDLAWTLFQTGDVEGAARELDEVIRLDPRRAIAYANLGEVRRARGDVAGAIAAYQRFLQLNSDPRREEIARAKLRGLQGGR
- a CDS encoding lysozyme inhibitor LprI family protein encodes the protein MARPARASAQEFRENVTHPCQDYWMRTRDEILECLRRDYADADAELNHVYRQKMASLGPPQREVLKARQVDWLRRYDAVLTSYYSRPWANHSIVKVLPSQIRAVRDRTAYLRAVKLPG